From the genome of Alosa alosa isolate M-15738 ecotype Scorff River chromosome 18, AALO_Geno_1.1, whole genome shotgun sequence, one region includes:
- the mapk8a gene encoding mitogen-activated protein kinase 8 isoform X2 — MNKNRREFYSTDVGDSTFRVLKRYQNLRPIGSGAQGIVCSAYDSQDERNVAIKKLSRPFQNQTHAKRAYRELVLMKCVNHKNIIGLLNVFTPQKSLEEFADMYLVMELMDANLCQVIQMELDHERLSYLLYQMLCGIKHLHAAGIIHRDLKPSNIVVKSDCTLKILDFGLARTAATGLLMTPYVVTRYYRAPEVILGMGYQANVDIWSVGCILAEMVRHKILFPGRDYIDQWNKVIEQLGTPTQEFMKKLNQSVRTYVENRPRYAGYTFEKLFPDALFPTDSEHNKLKASQARDLLSKMLVIDTTKRISVDEALQHPYINVWYDPAEVEAPPPQIIDKQLDQRDHTVDEWKELIYKEVLDWDERVKNGVIRGQPSPLGQTSSPQRPSCVRQSDVSSMSLPLTSDPTMTSDTDSSLEAALGPLGCCR; from the exons ATGAATAAGAACAGGAGAGAGTTCTACAGCACTGATGTGGGCGACTCCACGTTCCGTGTCCTAAAGCGGTACCAGAACCTGAGGCCCATTGGTTCCGGTGCTCAGGGCATTGTATG ctCCGCATACGACAGTCAGGATGAGCGGAACGTTGCGATTAAGAAGCTGAGTCGACCCTTCCAGAACCAAACCCACGCCAAGCGCGCCTACAGAGAGCTCGTCCTCATGAAGTGTGTCAACCACAAGAAC atcaTTGGGCTCCTAAATGTTTTTACCCCTCAGAAGTCATTAGAAGAGTTTGCAGACAT GTACCTGGTGATGGAGCTGATGGATGCTAACCTGTGTCAGGTGATTCAGATGGAGCTGGACCACGAGCGCCTCTCCTACCTGCTCTACCAGATGCTGTGTGGCATCAAACACCTGCACGCAGCAGGCATCATACACAGG gACCTAAAGCCCAGTAATATCGTGGTCAAGTCGGACTGTACGCTGAAGATTCTGGACTTCGGTCTGGCGCGGACAGCGGCCACCGGTCTGCTCATGACGCCGTACGTGGTCACCCGCTACTACCGCGCCCCCGAGGTCATCCTGGGCATGGGCTACCAGGCCAacg tgGATATCTGGTCTGTGGGCTGCATTCTGGCTGAGATGGTTCGACATAAGATCCTCTTCCCAGGGAGAGACT ATATTGACCAATGGAATAAGGTGATTGAGCAACTGGGCACGCCCACTCAGGAGTTCATGAAGAAGCTCAACCAATCGGTGCGCACCTACGTGGAGAACCGCCCCCGCTACGCTGGCTACACCTTCGAGAAGCTCTTCCCAGACGCGCTTTTCCCCACAGACTCAGAACACAACAAACTGAAAG cgaGTCAGGCAAGGGACCTGCTGTCTAAGATGCTGGTGATTGACACCACGAAGCGCATCTCAGTAGACGAAGCCCTGCAACATCCCTACATCAACGTGTGGTACGACCCAGCAGAGGTGGAGgca CCTCCTCCGCAGATCATTGACAAACAGCTGGACCAGAGAGATCACACAGTGGATGAGTGGAaag AGTTGATCTATAAAGAGGTGCTGGACTGGGACGAGAGAGTGAAGAATGGAGTCATACGTGGACAGCCTTCTCCTCTAGGTCaga CAAGCTCTCCTCAGCGTCCCTCGTGCGTGCGTCAGAGCGATGTGTCCTCCATGTCCCTACCATTGACCTCTGACCCTACCATGACCTCTGACACGGACAGCAGTCTGGAGGCGGCGCTGGGGCCGCTCGGCTGCTGCAGATGA
- the mapk8a gene encoding mitogen-activated protein kinase 8 isoform X1, with translation MNKNRREFYSTDVGDSTFRVLKRYQNLRPIGSGAQGIVCSAYDSQDERNVAIKKLSRPFQNQTHAKRAYRELVLMKCVNHKNIIGLLNVFTPQKSLEEFADMYLVMELMDANLCQVIQMELDHERLSYLLYQMLCGIKHLHAAGIIHRDLKPSNIVVKSDCTLKILDFGLARTAATGLLMTPYVVTRYYRAPEVILGMGYQANVDIWSVGCILAEMVRHKILFPGRDYIDQWNKVIEQLGTPTQEFMKKLNQSVRTYVENRPRYAGYTFEKLFPDALFPTDSEHNKLKASQARDLLSKMLVIDTTKRISVDEALQHPYINVWYDPAEVEAPPPQIIDKQLDQRDHTVDEWKELIYKEVLDWDERVKNGVIRGQPSPLGQN, from the exons ATGAATAAGAACAGGAGAGAGTTCTACAGCACTGATGTGGGCGACTCCACGTTCCGTGTCCTAAAGCGGTACCAGAACCTGAGGCCCATTGGTTCCGGTGCTCAGGGCATTGTATG ctCCGCATACGACAGTCAGGATGAGCGGAACGTTGCGATTAAGAAGCTGAGTCGACCCTTCCAGAACCAAACCCACGCCAAGCGCGCCTACAGAGAGCTCGTCCTCATGAAGTGTGTCAACCACAAGAAC atcaTTGGGCTCCTAAATGTTTTTACCCCTCAGAAGTCATTAGAAGAGTTTGCAGACAT GTACCTGGTGATGGAGCTGATGGATGCTAACCTGTGTCAGGTGATTCAGATGGAGCTGGACCACGAGCGCCTCTCCTACCTGCTCTACCAGATGCTGTGTGGCATCAAACACCTGCACGCAGCAGGCATCATACACAGG gACCTAAAGCCCAGTAATATCGTGGTCAAGTCGGACTGTACGCTGAAGATTCTGGACTTCGGTCTGGCGCGGACAGCGGCCACCGGTCTGCTCATGACGCCGTACGTGGTCACCCGCTACTACCGCGCCCCCGAGGTCATCCTGGGCATGGGCTACCAGGCCAacg tgGATATCTGGTCTGTGGGCTGCATTCTGGCTGAGATGGTTCGACATAAGATCCTCTTCCCAGGGAGAGACT ATATTGACCAATGGAATAAGGTGATTGAGCAACTGGGCACGCCCACTCAGGAGTTCATGAAGAAGCTCAACCAATCGGTGCGCACCTACGTGGAGAACCGCCCCCGCTACGCTGGCTACACCTTCGAGAAGCTCTTCCCAGACGCGCTTTTCCCCACAGACTCAGAACACAACAAACTGAAAG cgaGTCAGGCAAGGGACCTGCTGTCTAAGATGCTGGTGATTGACACCACGAAGCGCATCTCAGTAGACGAAGCCCTGCAACATCCCTACATCAACGTGTGGTACGACCCAGCAGAGGTGGAGgca CCTCCTCCGCAGATCATTGACAAACAGCTGGACCAGAGAGATCACACAGTGGATGAGTGGAaag AGTTGATCTATAAAGAGGTGCTGGACTGGGACGAGAGAGTGAAGAATGGAGTCATACGTGGACAGCCTTCTCCTCTAGGTCagaattaa